The following coding sequences lie in one Myxococcus xanthus genomic window:
- the menD gene encoding 2-succinyl-5-enolpyruvyl-6-hydroxy-3-cyclohexene-1-carboxylic-acid synthase — MSSDANLNVLWARALLEELVRGGVRHAVVCPGSRSSPLALACAGTEGLRTWSVIDERSAGFFALGLAKQSRAPAVVVATSGTAGAHFYPAVIEAALSHVPLVVLTADRPLELQGWGAPQTVPQARFFGEHARFYADLGQPEAHDAALIHMRATVARAVVSAWRTPRGAVQLNVPFREPLAPIAEPFAEASLSALAKSGRAGAPLTRIVPPEPVPDAATLDEVRRKIAATPRGVIVCGPRDETDGFAAAISALSQATGYPVLAESTSQARYGGGPLTLSYYDAMLRHAPFAKAHRPELVLRFGGGLTPKVPQQWLDGSGADIVLFSDGGGLFDPAHRASTVVEGSAVAACEALTRGLARGAGPWARGFLAAEHRVRTALESAFAEQPDILSEPRIAREVVAALPAGAPLFVSSSMPIRDLDAFAPAGTVPLRVLANRGANGIDGIVSSALGMAAAAGRPAVLLTGDLALLHDVGAFVTASRTRVPLTVVAVNNDGGGIFSFLPIAQIAPRDTFETLFGTPHGVDLSHAAALGGARFHRPETPVALRSAVREGLEGGLHLVEVRVDRNANVDEHRRLFARMAASLGEGPWA; from the coding sequence ATGTCGTCCGACGCTAACCTCAACGTGCTGTGGGCGCGCGCGTTGCTGGAAGAGCTCGTGCGCGGTGGGGTTCGTCACGCGGTGGTGTGTCCGGGTTCCCGGTCATCGCCCCTGGCCCTGGCCTGCGCCGGGACGGAGGGGCTGCGCACGTGGTCCGTCATCGACGAGCGCAGCGCGGGCTTCTTCGCCCTGGGGCTCGCGAAGCAGTCGCGCGCGCCGGCCGTGGTGGTGGCGACCAGCGGCACCGCGGGCGCGCACTTCTACCCGGCGGTCATCGAGGCCGCGCTGTCTCACGTGCCCCTGGTGGTGCTGACGGCGGATCGGCCCCTGGAGCTTCAGGGCTGGGGCGCGCCGCAGACCGTGCCACAGGCGCGCTTCTTCGGAGAGCACGCGCGCTTCTACGCGGACCTCGGTCAGCCCGAGGCGCATGACGCGGCGTTGATCCACATGCGTGCCACCGTTGCCCGCGCGGTCGTCAGCGCGTGGCGCACGCCGCGGGGCGCCGTGCAGCTCAACGTCCCGTTCCGCGAGCCGCTGGCCCCCATCGCCGAGCCCTTCGCCGAGGCGTCGCTGAGCGCGCTCGCGAAGTCGGGACGCGCCGGTGCGCCGCTGACGCGCATCGTCCCGCCCGAGCCGGTGCCGGACGCGGCCACCCTGGACGAGGTCCGCCGTAAGATTGCCGCGACCCCTCGCGGCGTCATCGTGTGTGGCCCGCGCGATGAAACGGATGGATTCGCGGCGGCCATCAGCGCGCTGTCGCAGGCCACGGGCTACCCCGTGCTGGCCGAGTCCACCTCGCAGGCCCGTTATGGCGGCGGCCCGCTCACGCTGTCCTATTACGACGCGATGTTGCGGCACGCGCCGTTCGCGAAGGCGCACCGTCCGGAGCTCGTGTTGCGCTTCGGAGGTGGGCTCACGCCGAAGGTGCCTCAGCAGTGGCTGGACGGCTCGGGCGCGGACATCGTCCTCTTCAGCGACGGGGGCGGGCTGTTCGACCCGGCGCACCGCGCATCCACGGTGGTGGAGGGCTCGGCGGTGGCGGCCTGTGAGGCCCTGACGCGAGGGCTCGCGCGTGGCGCGGGTCCATGGGCGCGAGGCTTCCTGGCCGCGGAGCATCGGGTGCGCACGGCGCTGGAGTCCGCGTTCGCGGAGCAGCCCGACATTCTCTCCGAGCCGCGCATCGCTCGCGAGGTGGTGGCGGCGCTTCCGGCGGGCGCGCCGCTCTTCGTGTCCAGCAGCATGCCCATCCGCGACCTGGACGCCTTCGCGCCGGCGGGCACAGTGCCGCTGCGGGTGCTGGCCAACCGGGGGGCCAACGGAATCGACGGCATTGTCTCCAGCGCGCTCGGCATGGCAGCGGCGGCGGGACGTCCCGCGGTGCTGCTCACGGGGGACCTGGCGTTGCTGCATGACGTGGGAGCCTTCGTCACCGCGTCGCGCACGCGAGTGCCGCTCACGGTGGTGGCGGTGAACAACGATGGCGGCGGCATCTTCTCGTTCCTCCCCATCGCCCAGATCGCGCCTCGGGACACGTTCGAGACGCTCTTCGGCACGCCGCATGGTGTGGACCTGTCCCACGCGGCGGCGCTGGGCGGCGCCCGGTTCCACCGGCCGGAGACGCCCGTTGCGCTCAGGTCGGCCGTGCGCGAGGGCCTGGAGGGCGGACTCCACCTGGTGGAAGTGCGCGTGGACCGCAACGCGAATGTGGATGAGCACCGGCGGCTGTTCGCTCGAATGGCGGCCTCACTGGGAGAAGGACCATGGGCGTGA
- the ubiE gene encoding bifunctional demethylmenaquinone methyltransferase/2-methoxy-6-polyprenyl-1,4-benzoquinol methylase UbiE: MTTEVREMFSSIATKYDVTNEVLSFGIHRLWRRSAVRLSTAKEGDRVLDCASGTGDLALAFKRKVGVSGRVVGTDFCPEMLESAPAKAEKAGLQVDFQVADAMDLPFAADSFDVASISFGIRNVDDPVKCLKEMARVVRPGGHVVVLEFGQPTGAFGALFRFYSKTVMPTIGGLLTGNRAAYQYLPKTSASFPAGDKFLELMDQSGAYAAKSAHALTFGTAYVYVGTVR; encoded by the coding sequence ATGACTACTGAAGTCCGTGAGATGTTCTCTTCCATCGCCACGAAGTACGACGTGACGAATGAGGTCCTCTCGTTCGGCATCCACCGGCTGTGGCGCCGGAGTGCCGTCCGGCTCAGCACCGCGAAGGAAGGAGACCGCGTCCTCGACTGCGCTTCGGGCACCGGCGACCTGGCCCTGGCCTTCAAGCGCAAGGTGGGCGTCTCCGGCCGTGTCGTGGGCACGGACTTCTGCCCGGAGATGCTTGAGAGCGCCCCCGCCAAGGCGGAGAAGGCGGGCCTCCAGGTGGACTTCCAGGTGGCCGACGCGATGGACCTGCCCTTCGCGGCGGACAGCTTCGACGTGGCCTCCATCTCCTTCGGCATCCGCAACGTGGATGACCCGGTGAAGTGCCTGAAGGAGATGGCGCGAGTGGTCCGCCCCGGTGGTCACGTGGTGGTGCTGGAGTTCGGCCAGCCCACGGGCGCCTTCGGGGCATTGTTCCGCTTCTACAGCAAGACGGTGATGCCCACCATCGGTGGGCTGCTGACGGGCAACCGCGCCGCGTACCAATATTTGCCCAAGACATCCGCCTCCTTCCCGGCCGGTGACAAGTTCCTGGAGCTGATGGACCAGTCCGGGGCCTACGCGGCAAAGTCCGCGCATGCGCTCACGTTCGGCACCGCCTACGTCTATGTCGGCACCGTCCGCTGA
- a CDS encoding shikimate dehydrogenase: MTPARRVVTLPPTLIGEDAVRFARDGQRRGADVLEIRTDLHAPDAISPEALAAVLPLLVSERGKPLPAPWVAAAWRVDRDLMDASGQQASLAAPPGKLLASHHASRQLSTEEALQLWERELPADALVKHVEPMADPAHLVTLMETQRRMVERFGATRVTVLGMGAVALPTRALLARNNVLDYVAAGGAWVAAPGQRLLDDVVRELRGADRYTVAPPLRLGILGTSIVHSRSPRIHRQPFDRIDLPEDGPVEAVVDALLPHYAGFAVTSPFKLRLAKHTGSSLDAINTLVRRGDRWESFNTDTFGARTVLERLGAREVFVLGDGGATSALRSVAAELSCDLRVLRRADIQAPLTGAGVWTWPDRVPAPDDLRFDGARVAVIAYGAPGRRIAAEIVRRGGTPVLLGAAWFIAQARRQRQLWESAT; encoded by the coding sequence GTGACGCCCGCCCGGCGCGTCGTCACCCTGCCCCCCACCCTGATCGGCGAAGACGCTGTCCGCTTCGCGCGCGACGGCCAGCGCCGTGGGGCGGACGTCCTGGAGATCCGTACGGACCTGCACGCCCCGGACGCCATCTCGCCCGAGGCGCTGGCGGCGGTGCTGCCGTTGCTCGTCTCCGAGCGGGGCAAGCCGCTGCCCGCCCCTTGGGTGGCCGCGGCCTGGCGCGTGGACAGGGATTTGATGGACGCGTCGGGGCAGCAGGCATCGCTGGCGGCACCCCCGGGAAAGCTGCTCGCGTCGCACCACGCGAGCCGGCAGCTATCCACCGAGGAAGCGCTCCAGTTGTGGGAACGTGAGCTGCCCGCCGACGCCCTGGTGAAGCATGTGGAGCCGATGGCAGACCCGGCACACCTCGTCACACTGATGGAGACGCAGCGGCGGATGGTGGAGCGCTTCGGTGCCACGCGTGTCACGGTGCTGGGCATGGGCGCGGTGGCGTTGCCCACGCGGGCGCTGCTCGCCCGGAACAACGTGTTGGATTATGTCGCGGCGGGAGGCGCCTGGGTCGCGGCGCCCGGCCAGCGGCTGCTGGACGACGTCGTGCGAGAGCTGCGCGGCGCGGACCGGTACACAGTGGCGCCGCCGCTGCGGCTGGGCATCCTGGGGACGTCCATCGTCCACTCGCGCTCGCCGCGCATCCACCGTCAGCCCTTCGACCGCATCGACCTGCCAGAGGACGGGCCCGTGGAGGCCGTGGTGGACGCATTGCTGCCCCACTACGCGGGCTTCGCCGTCACCAGCCCCTTCAAGCTGCGGCTGGCGAAGCACACGGGGTCCTCGCTGGACGCCATCAACACGCTGGTCCGCCGGGGCGACCGGTGGGAATCCTTCAATACCGACACGTTCGGCGCCCGCACGGTGCTCGAGCGGCTCGGGGCTCGCGAAGTCTTCGTCCTGGGGGACGGTGGCGCCACCTCGGCGCTCCGGTCCGTGGCGGCGGAGCTGAGCTGCGACTTGCGCGTCTTGCGACGCGCCGACATCCAGGCGCCTCTCACAGGGGCGGGCGTCTGGACCTGGCCCGATAGGGTGCCCGCTCCTGACGACCTGCGCTTCGACGGGGCCCGTGTGGCGGTCATCGCCTACGGCGCCCCGGGCCGGCGCATCGCCGCGGAGATTGTCCGTCGCGGCGGTACTCCGGTGCTGCTGGGTGCGGCGTGGTTCATCGCGCAAGCCCGGCGTCAGCGCCAACTCTGGGAGTCCGCGACATGA
- a CDS encoding shikimate kinase, with protein MDPRLAPGLREAVARPGPSLFPVSGQTVVLAGHRSAGKSRLLPMVARMLARPGLDLDAHLERLHGRPLRRWVAEAPQEFRAAERSALLALPAGGLVAVGGGFLSHHPDALTGLFTLVVPVCFDTYRERLLTDRTRPRLRAEVSLEEELSSVFNEREVLHARVPTVALEDFLRGCLAPEVPL; from the coding sequence GTGGATCCCCGGCTCGCGCCGGGACTGAGGGAGGCGGTAGCCCGCCCGGGCCCCTCCCTGTTCCCCGTCTCCGGACAGACGGTGGTGCTCGCCGGCCACCGGAGCGCGGGCAAGTCGCGTCTGTTGCCCATGGTGGCCCGCATGCTCGCGCGGCCCGGGCTGGACCTGGATGCGCACCTGGAGCGCCTGCACGGGCGCCCGCTGCGCAGATGGGTGGCCGAAGCGCCGCAAGAGTTCCGGGCCGCTGAACGAAGCGCCCTCCTAGCCCTGCCGGCCGGAGGGCTGGTGGCCGTGGGAGGCGGTTTCCTGTCCCACCATCCGGACGCGCTGACCGGGCTCTTCACCCTGGTCGTCCCCGTATGTTTCGACACCTACCGTGAGCGGCTGCTCACGGACCGGACACGCCCGCGGCTGCGTGCCGAGGTGTCGCTCGAAGAAGAATTGTCCTCCGTGTTCAATGAGCGCGAGGTTCTGCACGCCCGCGTCCCCACCGTGGCCCTGGAGGACTTCCTCCGAGGCTGCCTTGCCCCCGAGGTGCCCCTGTGA
- a CDS encoding isochorismate synthase, producing the protein MKTHNPVESQRWVAGMTPLAVVDPLAGADVLGVPTVYWERPLAQDAAAGWGEAAVVEAQDASDIPGVLASLGRAQVRWLGEAPESMPGPWFGGIRFGDSGTVDTAWASHGVTRWTLPEVLVFRTARGVCLVAFAQEGRGGEDLVRSRLERVRACFPEAYRHARGEPVALELRASRPDFEARVQRALDAIASGHLQKVVLARPLDAEGPAPFDVVDVLARLREQNPRCATFLFRAPDDTCFLGATPETLCRVDGQVLETEALAGTAAPGHADGLRGHDKNVREHASVVRYLVTALTPLAEQVSSDAEPALLALKNVVHLRTGFRAELRPGVTPAQVVEALHPTPAVGGTPRERALSFLVEHEGLDRGWYAGPVGWVGPGRAHLMVALRSARVKGAKARLFVGVGLVAGSNADSEWRETEMKSLAMLRALGGGDVVRR; encoded by the coding sequence ATGAAGACGCACAATCCCGTTGAGAGCCAGCGCTGGGTGGCCGGAATGACGCCCCTCGCGGTGGTGGATCCGCTCGCGGGTGCGGACGTATTGGGCGTTCCGACCGTCTATTGGGAGCGTCCGCTGGCGCAGGACGCGGCGGCGGGGTGGGGTGAGGCGGCGGTGGTGGAGGCGCAGGACGCCTCCGACATTCCTGGCGTGCTGGCCTCGCTGGGCCGCGCGCAGGTGCGCTGGCTGGGCGAAGCCCCGGAGTCGATGCCGGGCCCCTGGTTTGGCGGCATCCGTTTCGGTGACTCGGGCACGGTGGACACGGCGTGGGCGTCGCACGGTGTGACGCGCTGGACGCTGCCCGAGGTGCTGGTGTTCCGCACGGCGCGCGGCGTGTGCCTGGTGGCGTTCGCGCAGGAAGGCCGCGGGGGTGAGGACCTGGTGCGCTCGCGGCTGGAGCGCGTCCGTGCCTGCTTCCCGGAGGCGTACCGGCATGCGCGCGGCGAGCCCGTGGCGTTGGAGTTGCGCGCGTCGCGGCCGGACTTCGAGGCGCGGGTGCAGCGCGCGCTGGACGCGATTGCGTCCGGGCACCTCCAGAAGGTGGTGCTGGCGCGCCCGCTGGATGCGGAAGGGCCCGCGCCCTTTGATGTGGTGGACGTGCTGGCGCGGCTGCGTGAGCAGAATCCCCGCTGCGCCACCTTCCTGTTCCGCGCGCCGGACGACACGTGTTTCCTGGGCGCGACGCCGGAGACGCTGTGCCGGGTGGACGGTCAGGTGCTGGAGACGGAGGCCCTGGCGGGCACGGCCGCGCCCGGCCATGCGGACGGGCTGCGGGGCCATGACAAGAACGTGCGCGAGCACGCGTCCGTGGTGCGCTACCTCGTCACCGCGTTGACGCCGCTGGCGGAGCAGGTGTCTTCGGACGCGGAGCCCGCGCTGCTGGCCTTGAAGAACGTCGTGCACCTGCGGACGGGGTTTCGCGCCGAGCTGCGGCCGGGGGTGACGCCGGCGCAGGTGGTGGAGGCGCTGCATCCCACGCCGGCCGTGGGTGGTACGCCCCGTGAGCGCGCACTGTCGTTCCTGGTGGAGCACGAAGGCCTGGACCGTGGGTGGTACGCGGGGCCGGTGGGCTGGGTGGGGCCTGGGCGGGCGCACCTGATGGTGGCGCTGCGCTCGGCGCGCGTGAAGGGCGCGAAGGCCCGGCTGTTCGTCGGCGTGGGGCTGGTGGCTGGCTCCAACGCGGACTCGGAGTGGCGGGAGACGGAGATGAAGAGCCTGGCCATGTTGCGGGCCTTGGGAGGCGGGGATGTCGTCCGACGCTAA
- the menC gene encoding o-succinylbenzoate synthase, giving the protein MRIAQVSLIPLRLELRQPLKTSQGAHAVREGFLVRVLDEEGREGLGEAMPLPAFGTESLEDCGVTLNAWLSELKGQFLGDSVRAIEDTLSPFPPAVARGDGVRIRARQVTPVGPMPAAEHALELALLDLLAQRQGVPLCWLLAEESRTEVAVNALLGADTPEALAEEARQAVAEGFGTLKLKVAGRPLDADEARVKAVRDAVGPDVKLRLDANGGWSEPDAKRALDRLGWYGLELLEQPTPPEDLAALWRVQRRAPCTVAADESLASPDALRALLTVDPLLGGGPAVGAVVLKPMVLGGLLPCLVVAMRAARLGMQAYVTSSIDGVVARAGAAHLAAALPSGALASGLAVGRLLAKEPEGHPYHPQRGVIRLSSTPGLGLNSQSLV; this is encoded by the coding sequence ATGCGGATTGCCCAGGTTTCGCTCATTCCCCTCCGGTTGGAGCTGCGCCAGCCCCTGAAGACGTCTCAAGGGGCGCACGCGGTACGAGAAGGCTTCCTCGTTCGCGTCCTCGACGAGGAGGGGCGCGAAGGTCTGGGCGAAGCGATGCCGTTGCCGGCGTTCGGCACCGAGTCGCTCGAAGATTGTGGCGTGACGCTGAACGCCTGGCTGTCCGAGCTGAAGGGCCAGTTCCTGGGCGACTCGGTCCGGGCCATCGAGGACACGTTGTCGCCGTTCCCCCCTGCCGTGGCGCGAGGCGACGGCGTGCGCATCCGGGCACGTCAGGTGACGCCAGTGGGCCCCATGCCGGCCGCGGAACACGCGCTGGAGCTGGCGCTGCTGGACCTGCTCGCGCAACGCCAGGGTGTGCCGCTGTGTTGGCTGCTGGCGGAGGAGTCGCGGACGGAAGTGGCGGTGAACGCGCTGCTGGGCGCCGACACCCCCGAGGCCCTGGCGGAAGAGGCCCGGCAGGCCGTGGCCGAGGGCTTCGGTACGTTGAAGCTGAAAGTCGCCGGCCGGCCGCTGGACGCCGACGAGGCGCGAGTGAAGGCCGTGCGCGACGCGGTAGGGCCGGACGTAAAGCTCCGGCTGGATGCGAACGGCGGCTGGTCCGAGCCCGACGCGAAGCGCGCCCTGGACCGGCTGGGCTGGTACGGCCTGGAGTTGCTGGAGCAGCCCACGCCGCCGGAGGACCTCGCGGCACTCTGGCGCGTTCAGCGCCGCGCCCCCTGCACGGTGGCGGCGGACGAGTCCCTGGCTTCTCCCGATGCGCTGCGGGCTCTGCTGACGGTGGACCCGTTGCTAGGCGGTGGACCGGCGGTGGGCGCGGTGGTGTTGAAGCCCATGGTGCTGGGCGGACTGTTGCCGTGCCTCGTGGTCGCGATGCGCGCGGCGCGGCTCGGAATGCAGGCCTATGTCACCAGCTCCATTGATGGCGTGGTGGCTCGGGCTGGCGCGGCACATCTCGCGGCGGCACTGCCATCCGGAGCGCTGGCCTCCGGGCTCGCGGTGGGGCGCTTGCTGGCGAAGGAGCCGGAAGGTCATCCGTACCATCCGCAGCGAGGCGTCATTCGCCTGTCGAGCACCCCGGGGCTCGGACTGAACTCCCAGTCACTGGTGTGA
- a CDS encoding 1,4-dihydroxy-2-naphthoate polyprenyltransferase → MSTSVPAPGPLSVKPRPGVKHWVMAARPKTLTAALVPVLVGTGLAFGSGVGRLLPALAALLGAVLIQIGTNFINDYYDFKKGADTHERLGPQRVTQSGLIAPGTVLAGAGVCFALATAVGLYLVAVGGWPIIAIGLASLLCGYAYTGGPFPLGYNGLGDVFVFIFFGLVAVTGTYYVQAGTVDPAAWWAAVPVGASGTMLIVVNNLRDVTTDVKAGKRTLAVRFGTGVGKAEYILLLVLSYATPFAMYALKLASPWVFLSLLSLPLAVPPLQRVLRQEGAALNPALGSTARLQLVFGVLFALGLYLR, encoded by the coding sequence GTGAGCACGTCGGTTCCGGCGCCGGGCCCGCTGTCGGTGAAGCCCCGTCCCGGGGTGAAGCACTGGGTGATGGCGGCGCGTCCCAAGACGCTGACGGCGGCGCTGGTGCCGGTGTTGGTGGGCACGGGGCTCGCGTTCGGCTCGGGCGTGGGGCGCCTGCTGCCCGCGCTGGCGGCGCTGCTGGGCGCGGTGCTCATCCAGATTGGCACCAACTTCATCAACGACTACTACGACTTCAAGAAGGGCGCCGACACGCACGAACGGCTGGGCCCTCAGCGCGTGACGCAGAGTGGCCTCATCGCGCCGGGCACCGTGCTGGCGGGCGCGGGTGTGTGCTTCGCGCTGGCCACGGCGGTGGGCCTGTACCTGGTGGCGGTGGGGGGCTGGCCCATCATCGCCATCGGCCTGGCGTCGCTGCTGTGCGGCTACGCGTACACGGGCGGTCCCTTCCCCCTGGGCTACAACGGCCTGGGAGACGTGTTCGTCTTCATCTTCTTCGGCCTGGTGGCGGTGACGGGGACCTACTACGTGCAGGCGGGGACGGTGGACCCCGCGGCGTGGTGGGCGGCGGTTCCCGTGGGGGCCAGCGGCACGATGCTCATCGTCGTCAACAACCTGCGCGACGTGACGACGGACGTGAAGGCTGGCAAGCGCACCCTGGCGGTCCGCTTCGGCACGGGCGTGGGGAAGGCGGAGTACATCCTGCTGCTGGTGCTGTCGTACGCCACGCCCTTCGCGATGTACGCGCTGAAGCTGGCCAGCCCCTGGGTGTTCCTGTCCCTGCTGAGCCTGCCCCTGGCGGTTCCCCCGCTGCAGCGGGTGCTGAGGCAGGAGGGCGCGGCGCTGAATCCGGCCCTGGGGTCCACGGCCAGACTGCAGCTCGTGTTTGGAGTGCTGTTCGCGTTGGGCCTCTACCTGCGATGA
- the aroF gene encoding 3-deoxy-7-phosphoheptulonate synthase, with the protein MGGKRPDEPAGSGRAPGALRVLRVERPEGTRVRVGPVEIGGPGFVVMAGPCAVEGAEQVQHAASVVAAAGAHVLRGGVFKPRTSPYAFQGMGEPGLHVLAEAGRRHGMPIISEVMESAQIPLMEESTDILQVGARNMQNYSLLRALGKVRKPVLLKRGLSATLQEWLLAAEYILDGGNEQVMLCERGIRTFETELRNTLDLAAVAWAKQRSHLPVIVDPSHATGDPALILPMSLAAAAAGADGLLIEVHPKPELAMCDGHQALTPERFETLMRRLPAVLDAVDRHLWRPESPAQVVRAR; encoded by the coding sequence GTGGGAGGCAAGCGGCCAGACGAACCAGCCGGGTCCGGACGGGCCCCGGGCGCGCTGCGGGTGCTTCGCGTGGAGCGGCCCGAAGGCACTCGCGTGCGAGTGGGCCCCGTGGAAATCGGAGGCCCCGGGTTCGTCGTCATGGCTGGCCCCTGCGCGGTGGAAGGCGCGGAGCAGGTGCAGCACGCCGCCTCGGTGGTGGCCGCCGCGGGTGCCCATGTCCTGCGCGGTGGCGTATTCAAGCCTCGCACCAGTCCCTACGCATTTCAGGGCATGGGCGAGCCGGGCCTGCACGTCCTGGCGGAGGCCGGGCGCCGCCACGGCATGCCCATCATCAGCGAGGTGATGGAGTCGGCGCAGATTCCCCTCATGGAGGAGTCCACGGACATCCTCCAGGTGGGTGCGCGCAACATGCAGAACTACTCGCTGCTTCGGGCGCTGGGGAAGGTGCGCAAGCCCGTGCTGCTCAAACGAGGCCTGTCGGCCACGTTGCAGGAATGGCTGCTGGCCGCCGAGTACATCCTCGACGGTGGCAACGAACAGGTGATGCTGTGCGAGCGCGGCATCCGCACCTTCGAGACGGAGCTGCGCAACACGCTGGACCTGGCGGCGGTGGCCTGGGCGAAGCAGCGCTCCCACCTGCCCGTCATCGTCGACCCGTCCCATGCGACGGGCGACCCGGCGCTCATCCTCCCCATGTCGCTGGCGGCCGCGGCCGCGGGGGCGGATGGATTGTTGATTGAAGTCCACCCGAAGCCCGAGCTGGCCATGTGCGATGGGCACCAGGCCCTGACGCCCGAACGCTTCGAGACGTTGATGCGACGGCTGCCAGCCGTGCTAGACGCGGTGGACCGACACCTTTGGCGGCCGGAAAGCCCGGCCCAGGTCGTGAGGGCACGATGA
- the menH gene encoding 2-succinyl-6-hydroxy-2,4-cyclohexadiene-1-carboxylate synthase: protein MGVKLAYETWGEGSRPLVLLHGFTGSRRAFDGLRPLLGRDVRAVAVDLPGHGATPLPDQRGREAFVETVDALVALVDSLGQGPVDLLGYSQGARVALAAAVRAPDRFGRLIMESGSPGLHRRQERAARREADGQLAAFIRSRGVDAFVDRWEQLPLFDGLRQLPQERKDALCSQRRACTAEGLAGALECLGLGVQPDFWPALHAQRLPTLLLTGAADSKFTQIARRMATELPVVWRHAFEGCGHAPHLEAPEAYAREVLGFLQTPWYEAPQFDSPMTVSEGRVTS from the coding sequence ATGGGCGTGAAGCTGGCCTACGAGACGTGGGGTGAGGGCTCCCGTCCGCTCGTGTTGCTGCATGGCTTCACCGGCAGCCGCAGGGCCTTCGACGGGCTGCGTCCGCTCCTGGGCCGCGACGTGCGCGCGGTGGCGGTGGACCTTCCCGGCCATGGGGCCACGCCGCTGCCGGACCAGCGGGGGCGTGAGGCCTTCGTGGAAACGGTGGACGCGCTCGTCGCGCTGGTGGACTCGCTGGGCCAGGGGCCCGTGGATCTGCTGGGCTATTCGCAGGGGGCACGCGTGGCGCTTGCGGCGGCCGTGCGCGCGCCGGACCGCTTCGGCCGGCTCATCATGGAGAGCGGTTCGCCCGGGCTGCACCGGCGCCAGGAGCGCGCGGCCCGGCGTGAAGCGGACGGACAGCTGGCGGCCTTCATTCGTTCGCGAGGCGTGGACGCCTTCGTGGACCGCTGGGAGCAGCTGCCGCTGTTCGACGGCCTGCGCCAGCTTCCGCAGGAGCGCAAGGACGCGCTGTGCTCACAGCGCCGCGCCTGCACGGCGGAGGGTCTCGCTGGTGCGCTGGAGTGCCTGGGCCTGGGCGTCCAGCCGGATTTCTGGCCCGCGCTGCACGCCCAGCGGCTGCCCACGCTCCTGCTGACGGGCGCGGCGGATTCGAAGTTCACCCAGATTGCCCGCCGCATGGCCACGGAGCTGCCGGTGGTCTGGCGCCACGCTTTCGAAGGCTGTGGCCACGCGCCGCACCTGGAAGCGCCGGAGGCCTATGCCCGTGAAGTCCTCGGGTTCCTCCAGACGCCCTGGTACGAGGCCCCGCAGTTCGACAGCCCCATGACCGTGAGCGAGGGAAGGGTGACGTCGTGA